atttctgtaatcgggttcaatttcacggttaaattcaatcgGCACGACTTTatcgcgtcctaatctaccgggtagcttttaggaattttacaggcaattgacccgtggttgattattttcaagccacaaagtgcatcttcgacacattggcgactcttgattgtcgtagaaatctcgaggtttcaaatacggacacggggtaccaaaacgatagagaaatcggtctagtgccgatcaacaaaattgtgcaattagatggaatcacccataccGAATTACATGGTtcgttgaatcgacctatctccggtctctaatcggtccggccgtaatgacccttgcgagattagtacggtcgaatagtcgattcctggtcgaattatcaagtctattgcgtttagattccttaacggcttcaccaaataatctagttatctcgtgagtgatcagctcagagaagaaagctatagacgcgaagatgaaatgcccgacttatttaattgaaaccagaattggaaaatcgggatgtcacaattttgGACTCTTTAAGTTCCACCTAAAGCTTGTTAGTGAGATGGAAAATGGGAATAAATAAAGAATCTGTGATGAGAAAATCAAGTTGTCcccattaaaaattaatttgtcatGTAAATAAACAATTATAAGAGTAACTAGACAAACAAATTGTATTCATACTCACACAAAAGCAACCAAAAACCTACGACCAAGACATATCAGAGTACATCCTATTCCGAGTCTCATAAATGAGTGACCCTTTcgatcattttgttttttttttcttgaatggcctttttgattatattaatgCAGAATTATGGGAGACTATAGATCCCCAGTAATGTTGACCTAATGGTATAACACGATGATTTCATAAGTGTTGGGTCACAAAGATAACCCACTGACGAGGGTAGCGACGTGTATCTTATCTTGCCTGCAAGAGGACCTCAAGTGATTTGGTATGCTTCTTGTAACTGGACTTGGATGACAACCTTCTCAATATTTAATATCGGAATACCTTATAGGAGGCGTGAGCTTTTTTATGATAACTCAATAGAGCAGTAAagcattaaaaataaaaataaaaagcaggGCAATAAAGCATGGTCGCCTTGAATGCTACTCTCCACCCTTCCTTTACAACAAATAAGAAGATGCGGGACTGGGACTGATAAAACCGTCGGTATGAGATTATGTGGAAAATTTAAATGGAAAGATTATAATTTAGAAAGAAGTGATATTTAAATGGATTATAATCTTCAGGCTTATTTCGAATTTAGCTGTGAGATTCGCCAACTTGAGAACCCCCGTTTTCGCATCTTTAAAGTAGCTGCTGTTTAAAAAGCTGCTGTTATTAGAGGTAAGAGAGGTTCTTAGATTGGCTTTGAACACCATCATACATATTAATCTTAATTAGAGCACGTTACCGCCAAATGTCAACCTTGGAACTTCAGTAGCTAGTTCGTGGAAATTAATGTGGAGTATGGCCATGGAAAAACGTGAACTTTTTTTGCATTGAGATGTGGCAGAAAAATTGAAGTCTGAATTGTTAATTGatgtaaataataaaacaatggagaGAAATTTTCTTATGAGATCTGAACTTAATCAATTTCAATGAGTGTGATTTCTTAGATGAGATATCAATAATCTCCTATTAGTTTTCAAGTACTGATATTTTGGAATCTTACATTGAATTATGTGGAATACTTAATGGGAGAGGTAGGGGAGCCATCCTCTCACTTAGATCTCTATCTTAATTTATGATGGAggtattgattttaattttttgaaatctgaACTTATCTCACGAACATTTTGAACTTGCCTAAAATCTTTCGGTTTCATGAGTTTCAAGCTACCCTATACTACCACGTTGAAAATGGATGGTAAAATGGATTTTCAATTAAGTAAGCTAGAACTCAAAGTTTtgttttattctaaataatttcacCACTGGTTTTGAGCATctacaaaaagagaagatatatATCCTTTTATGTTTGTGGGCAGTTGGGACACATAAATTAAACTAGTATCGGTAAAAGATAAATtatactttcttttttattttttgactaGATTTGCATGGATTCAAAATCATAAATGCTAAGATTATATCTCGAATTTGACCTCAAAAAAGAAATCTAATCCAAGTAAACTTTCTGATTTGAGTGGATTTTATAAaagggaaataatttttatgtacAAAGTGGGTCTTCTTCATGAAAAGTATCCAAGACTAGCTTTTCATACAATCAATTACGTATTACATTCCTAAGGAATTACAAAGTGTACTGAAGCAAATTAAATTTGTGGTAAGATCTGTGCATAACATCaccagaggaggaggaggacagtTCACTCCAATTCCAACCAACCAAAACCCCACGAAACTGGGagacaacaaaataaaataaaaacagaagCCATCGGAATTTTCGAAGAAATTAAAGTTGAAaccttttatctctattttaaTGGCAATCCTTACAACCCTCTCCTTCTCCGAACTGCCCTCCCCGAAGATCCCAcctttctcctccatctcccgCTCCCCTGCTCTCCTCATCTCCTCCCGCATTCGCAGGAACTCGTCCAACCTCGTCGCCCGGCACCGGAGACGAGCTCGCCGGAAGAACCCGCCGGAGCTGCCGCGCCCGCCGCCGGGTAACGACATGTCCACCGCCGTCCAGATGCCGGCGGCCCCTCGCCGGTGGGACGAGGATCATGACCGGTTGCTGAATTCTATGGGTAAATTTCATTGCGTCGATTTTTTCTTACCCAATGATTGTTTTCGCCAATTTACCCCAATCATGGACGCATTTGTTTTATCCTTGAGGAATTTATGGTGTTTGATTGAGCGTAGGTGGAAGATGATGCTTGAATTTCGGATGTTTGTTTGGTACCCAATTATGGATTTTGCTTATTTGGGTTTATGTCGGTCTGAAGGACTTGTGAGTCTGCTTGACGTGACGGTGGCGATGACGTTATTGTGGGTTTAACTGGTTAAGTGGTGATGGATATAATTCAATTCATGGCGGTAGATTGGTTCTCTTGGCCGATCATCTTTGCTCGTGCTCATCTCTGATTTAAGTTGAGCTGATCTGTCACCTCTCCGGTCTAGTTGAAGTTGCACAAGTAGAGATGAAAGTGTTCTTCGAGCATTGTAAAATACCGTTCGAGTGAAGTGAAACCTGctgaaatatcaattttatggGCAAATATGTGCTGCTTCTTGGTTGTGTGGAGTAAATGCAAGCGCATCATCTCAACTGCTCAATCTTTTCGAACATGAAAAATGTGTCGGCCCGTGAAGTGATGGAGCTTCACAACTTACGTTGGAAGTGGACTCCTCTGTGAAGGGTCACTGACCTGAAGTGGCTTTTTTCCTTGTTATTCATTTTGGCAGCTGTCGAATTCTAGTCAGGAACATAATTAGCTTGTTGCAATCATTTCTCAAACATTATCCATAAAAGTGTGATGCTGCTTCCCTAATGCTACTACTGCTCTGATGCTGTTTTTTCCTTATCTGTTTCCGTCGGTAATTCAGGGGCAGGAAATGGGGATACGTTGACAGCGAATGATGACAAAGAAACAAGCACTTCCAGTAGAAATGTTCTTCGCAAGAAAAAAAGCTATACAAGTTCTATAAAGTTTTTTGGGGTCGACTTGTCCCCAGACAATATTGCTGTTGCGATGGTTTATTTTGTTCAAGGTGTCTTGGGGCTTGCAAGACTCGCTGtcagtttttatttgaaagatGATTTGCATCTAGATCCTGCAGAGGTATGTCATTGTTCTTTTAGGATTCTTAACGAAAAATTAGATTTCCTTTGAGAACATTCAATTCGTATGTTCCAGCAGTATGAAGAGAGAAAGTTGTGAGTTTCCTCTGATAGTCTATACCTCTGTGCTTTCCTTAAGACTTAGGAAGATTTTCTTGTCTGTTATGGGCTCTGTTAGTCTTGACTTGGCCAAATCATTAGCAAATATATAACTGCTTCTTAATAGCAAGGAACACCTTTTTAAGCAGCTAATCAGCTTCCATTTGTTCTGATACTTATGAGGACTAATACTCTGTTTGCGGTTGACTAGACAGCTGTGATATCTGGTTTTTCTGCATTGCCATGGCTCGTAAAACCTCTATATGGGTTTATTaggtacattttctcttttaatcttGTTTTAACCGCATTTGTTTCTCATAAGAATTGCATCTATTTTTAATTCTAGAAAAAATGTTCACACACTGGATTGTTGTTGCAGTGACTCTGTCCCACTTTTTGGTTACCGAAGAAGATCATACTTGGTTTTATCAGGGCTTCTCGGAGCACTTTCATGGAGTTTAATGGCCACCTTTGTTGATAGCAAATACGGTGCAGCATTTTGCATACTGCTTGGATCTCTCTCTGTTGCCTTCTCTGATGTTGTATGTATCCACCCTTAATTCCATACTTCcacagaaattttgttttttggccTCCAGAAATAACTTTCTGTGTAGATGCCTATGATTTTCTATGACGGctgaaaatgacaaattagCAAAAGAAATGGTTTAATGCCAGACGTAGGACTCTGGAAACTGGGTATCTCTGGATATTGGCGGTTGAAATTCATACGATTTTATGAGAATCTAGTGATTGGTTGCAGGATGccttaatattttttcctttttctgagcATGAAAGGGCTACACGGCTAATCCAAGAATCTCTTTTCTTAGCTACTTGCACAAAGGGAAATTACACTGCATTGAGATTAGACAACGCATATTGCTAGCATGTACTTAACCTCTTTTTCATGCGAAACTATAGTGGAGTTGAGTTGTAACAGAATGAGCAAGTATGCTGGGCTTAAATTGAACCTGCTTGTTCATAAAAAAGGTCATGTCTTGACCAGCTTTCTCAGAGCATAATCTGTCAGATTTGTTTCCACTTTCTTGTCACTCTTACTATTTGGGTTTTCCACCTGAATGTTCACAATCGAATCTATCTTAAGGAGATAATTAGCTTTAAGTTGAATATTTGCCAGTGTTGTTTCCTCTGGATACATACAAATCATGCCAAATATTGAAGTATGCTGTAGGTTGTGGATTCCATGGTTGTGGAGAGGGCCCGTGGTGAATCACAAAGCATGGCTGGATCCCTTCAGTCCTTATGCTGGGGATCCTCAGCTTTTGGTGGAATTGTGAGCTCTTACTTTAGTGGGTCCCTTGTGGACTTATATGGAGTGAGGTGCTCATTgtgaatttttcatttgttggCAAACTAATATTGATCTTTGCTCTGGTTGCATTTCAAGCAACCTTCGCAACTTCTAAAAAACTGAATTTTCCCATGTCAATCTCGTGTCCCAGGTTTGTATTTGGTCTTACAGCCCTGCTTCCTCTGATAACATCTGCAGTAGCTGTTCTTGTTAAAGAGCAGCCAGTGGTTGGTTCAGTAAGAGGACTGAAACAGAATCTTCCTCTTGCCGACGCTGGCTTTCTGGAAAAGTCAAAAGAGGATATTATAAAGCTTTGGGGTGCGGTGAAGCAACCCAATGTACTTCTCCCCAcattattcatctttctttggcAGGCTACACCACAATCAGATTCTGCTATGTTTTACTTCACGTAAGTTCAGAAGTGATTGGTCTTTTTGATTCTGACACTTCTTTCTAGACGAAGGAGGATTCTCATATAATGGCAATTTTGATGACATTTTTGGGAATTCAGCACAAACAAACTTGGTTTCACTCCGGAGTTTCTTGGACGAGTCAAACTTGTCACTTCTGTTGCATCACTTCTTGGTGTTGGACTCTATAATGGATTTCTGAAAAAGGTTCCACTACGGAAGATCTTTGTTGTGACAACAGTATTCGGATCAGTGCTGGGAATGACACAGGCAAGTGTCATGCTTGTTTTTAGTTAAGATTAAGCTGCCCTGATTCCCAGGCTTGTTGCAtcacttgctttctttctttgttagGTTTTCCTTGTGACCGGCTTAAACCGTCAATTTGGTATAAGTGATGAATGGTTTGCAATTGGCGACTCCTTAATATTGACCGTTCTGGGCCAGGTAATTAGTTTCTAATATATTCAATTATGCTGGTGTATCTTAATCATGCACCATTTCCGCACAACCCAGTGCACTTAGCCCATAAATAATTGTGTGCTAGGTCAGTCAGACTAGAAATACAGGTGTCAACCATTGGTGCTGGTCTATTGCTCTAAAATGGGGACTATGATATAGGCTAATTAGTATAATGTTTTATATGAAGGTCCATGGACATGAACATAAGAAATTATCATGATGCTGGTCAGAGAATTTGCAGTTTTGGGATATTCTCTTTTCAgtgaaaaatggaattcattcattactttttcaaatttttattatgaaagttgTTGAATTATAGGGCCAAATACGTTTCTTGAGATTTCTAGGGCCAATATGTAGCATTCTAACATATCTCTCAAATGCATATTATGTCATTTCAATATTGGAAGTGCCTCCAATAGAAGACTTGGGTTGTAAGATCACTTATTTGTACATATTTGTGCAGGGCAACCAGATTTTTGTGACTAAAATGTCCTAATATGGGGCACAAACACTGTTTCCTCTTGTGTCTTGTGCTGCTTCTGagctttgttttctttgttaGATTATTGTACAACCTTCTAGTATGAATCTTCCAATGTGAGACTTCCATGTGACAGCATCAGCTGTCATGCTACAATCGAAGGAAtatgtgttaatttaattgCTTTCACACCAGTGCATTATTCTCATCCTCTGGTGCTGACTGCTGACTTAACGAACTAGTGATTTATCCTACTGAGTCACTAGATAAGAGAACACACTTTAAATATGGAAAACAGGAAAAGGAATTACTATTAGgcagaagttttttttttttttttttttttgggggggggtggATGACAAATTTTCTCATATAACATGATTATAATGTTTACATTTTAAATTACTATTTTGTCCATTGTTTGATAATATGTAATCAGTGTTTGTTTTCTTAGAATGTATGGGTATATTGTggaattttttaggaaaaagtttGAGGTTTAAGGCTCCTTTCGGGTTTGCTTTAATATATAGAGATTGGAGAGATTATTTAACCCCTTATTTTTGCATTGTAGGCTTCTTTCATGCCTGTCCTTGTCCTGGCGGCAGACTATGTCCAGAGGGAATGGAAGCTACATTGTTTGCTACTCTCATGTCCATATCCAATGCGGGGAGCGTGTTAGGTGGGCTTATTGGTGCTGGGCTGACACAGCTCTTTGGTATCACCAAGGACAGGTTTGACAATTTGGTCTTTTTGATAGTGCTGTGCAATCTCAGCTCGTTGTTGCCCTTGCCTCTCCTAGGCCTCCTTCCGCAGGATGATTTTGACACGACCTTGAGCGAGGATGAAGATATTGAGATGAAGTCCAACTGAGTGGTTTGTGCCAATAAGTTTTTCTAGTTTGGGCACAGTCTCTCTTAGATTATTCACCTTACTGTAGAAtatacacagagagagagagagagagagagagagaggatcacaAGTATCCGCAGTCAAGGGCAAGTTGGCTGGAACTACAGCTACCACTCATTCCAATCTGTAGTTGTGAAGCCACTCTTCCTCCAAATGCAGCTGACTTTTTCAAAATCTGGGTCTAACTGTAGTAAGTGGATTGCAAGGTTCTATTGGGCCCAAACTCTCATATATTCAACGTCTCAGCAGCAGGTGCTTGAAGTAAAATACTGGGCAAGTTCACCTCATGCAGTAAGAAAGCATGACACTTTTCACTACAGAATTGGGTGCGCTAAATTGATGCAGCTTTCAGATTTTCAACTTGCAAAATGTGCCGTTCACAGTGCGTATTCTTCTATAATAGGAaagtttcagattttggaaCAATTAGGTTCGCAATCAATTTGTCTCATTGCAGTATGATATTGTCtcattgcatatgctttgaaCTGCTGAGTCCTCAAATGTATGCTTAACAGATAGAACAGGTAAAATATCAATGACTTAGGAATAGAGAGAACGTGGAAAGCATTGGTAGCTGGGTAAATAATGGGAACAGAAGCTTTTAGCTCCTGAAAATCATGGTCTAGACTTCAAACAGAGTCATACTTCTCTATGAAATAACGTTGCCAGCCAAATTGAGCGGTCCGAGAGTGGTAAAAATCTCTCTTGATTTCGGTCACACGAGATTCAGAGCCAGAGTCAATTTGAATATAATAGGAGGCATcggtttttccttttccatttccaATTCTCCTAATAACCCTCGTCATTTATCACTACCCACCGTTGATTCTTTAAGGATGTAGAGAACTTGGTCGAATTTCTCAGACATATGATTGTTATAATTGCTTCAAATGTCTTATGGAGTCTATAATTGCTTCAAATGTCTTATGGAGTCGATGAGAAAATCTTGGATTTAGCACAAACTTATTGCTTGAACTAGTGAGGAAATAGGAAGGGAATCTACTCAATTTGAATACTTTTTACCTTCATACAACAGCGAAAGCAT
The nucleotide sequence above comes from Eucalyptus grandis isolate ANBG69807.140 chromosome 2, ASM1654582v1, whole genome shotgun sequence. Encoded proteins:
- the LOC104428418 gene encoding LOW QUALITY PROTEIN: folate-biopterin transporter 1, chloroplastic (The sequence of the model RefSeq protein was modified relative to this genomic sequence to represent the inferred CDS: inserted 1 base in 1 codon), giving the protein MAILTTLSFSELPSPKIPPFSSISRSPALLISSRIRRNSSNLVARHRRRARRKNPPELPRPPPGNDMSTAVQMPAAPRRWDEDHDRLLNSMGAGNGDTLTANDDKETSTSSRNVLRKKKSYTSSIKFFGVDLSPDNIAVAMVYFVQGVLGLARLAVSFYLKDDLHLDPAETAVISGFSALPWLVKPLYGFISDSVPLFGYRRRSYLVLSGLLGALSWSLMATFVDSKYGAAFCILLGSLSVAFSDVVVDSMVVERARGESQSMAGSLQSLCWGSSAFGGIVSSYFSGSLVDLYGVRFVFGLTALLPLITSAVAVLVKEQPVVGSVRGLKQNLPLADAGFLEKSKEDIIKLWGAVKQPNVLLPTLFIFLWQATPQSDSAMFYFTTNKLGFTPEFLGRVKLVTSVASLLGVGLYNGFLKKVPLRKIFVVTTVFGSVLGMTQVFLVTGLNRQFGISDEWFAIGDSLILTVLGQASFMPVLVLAXRLCPEGMEATLFATLMSISNAGSVLGGLIGAGLTQLFGITKDRFDNLVFLIVLCNLSSLLPLPLLGLLPQDDFDTTLSEDEDIEMKSN